From the Winogradskyella forsetii genome, the window ATTTCTGGTCAAAAAAATTATATTACCATACCTTGTAAGGAAATAAGTTCGTTTAAAAAAATAAATGAAGTTGAACTCATATTAAATGAAATTAATAGAACTAAAATATTAAAATCCATAAACCAATCCTATAAAGGGGCACCAAACTTTGAACCGGTTTTTGAATTGTTTAAAAGAATTATGGCATTCCAAAGTGATTCAATTTCAAGGTTTTCTGCAAATTCAATAAAAGAGGTATCTAATTATTTAGACTTGGATACAGTGTTTTATTTTTCGTCTGAATTGCCAAATATTGATACAAGTTTAGATAGAGCGGATCGCTTGATAAAAATGGTTAAACAGCTTAAAGGTGACACCTATGTTAACGTTATTGGAGGACAATCCCTGTACTTTAAAGAAGGTTTTGAAATCAATGGAGTTAAATTGGATTTTATAGAAACGAACACTGAAAAATTTCTAACTGAAGGATCGAAATCTATATTGGATTACTCCATCCTAGACTTATTGATGAATGAAAATATTGATACAGTTAAATCCTATTTAGATGATTTTATAATACATTAGAATTATGGATAAAATATTTGAATTAATAAAGGAGCATAATAGTACCTTATTGAATATAAATGAGGGAACTTTTGAAGCGTATATTGAAAAATTAAGAAAAAATGCTACTTTCGTTACCCATATCGAAGAAGGTGAAATTGTAGCGTTTTTAGCATTTTATACAAATAATGAGAACATAAATTTTTCATACGCAACAATGTTAATCGTAGAACCTCGCTATCGCAGGTATGGGTTAGCGACTCAGCTAATGAAATATTGGTTATGTTACGCAAAAAATAAAAATTATGAATCTGCCAGAGTAGAGGTTAATATGAAAAATTCCAACACTCTGAAAATGTGTGAAAAGATCGGTTTTAAAATAACAGAGGTTAAAGAAAAAACGTATATTTTAGAGCAATCATTATGAAAAGCCCTATGGTCTCAGTAATAACCTTAGCGTATAATCAAGAAAGAACTATTGTAAACACCATTGAGGGGATTAATGCCCAGAACGTAAATTTTGAAGTTGAACATCTTATATTAGACGATTGTTCTACAGATAATACGGAAGGGGTTGTAGATACGATAATGCATAAAGGTAAAACTAATATAAGGTATATTAGAAATGAGAAGAATCTTGGCCCTTCGGAGAATGCAGTTAAAGCACTCAATTTATGCAAAGGAAAATATATAGCTATATGCGAAGGAGATGATTACTGGATTGATGAACACAAACTTCAAAAACAAGTTGATTTTTTGGAACAACATCCGGAATATGGTGGCGTATCTACCAATAATCGCTGGTTTTATGAAAAAGAAAATAGGTATAAAGATAGTATTTTAGAGGAAGGTGTAGTTACTTTTGACACCTTGAGTAAATCGAACCAAATAAACTCTCAAACTATACTGTTTAAAAAGGAGCTTATTAAAAATCGCGATTGGATAAAAACACTTAAAATAGGGGATTGGGCTATACATTTATTAGTCACTAGTCAGCTACCTTATTATCGACTTCCAGATATTACAACGGTTTACCGCGTGCATAC encodes:
- a CDS encoding glycosyltransferase family 2 protein; translation: MVSVITLAYNQERTIVNTIEGINAQNVNFEVEHLILDDCSTDNTEGVVDTIMHKGKTNIRYIRNEKNLGPSENAVKALNLCKGKYIAICEGDDYWIDEHKLQKQVDFLEQHPEYGGVSTNNRWFYEKENRYKDSILEEGVVTFDTLSKSNQINSQTILFKKELIKNRDWIKTLKIGDWAIHLLVTSQLPYYRLPDITTVYRVHTGGIHSLLKEEHKLRNRLDVLMAVLKHVELTEERKEMLKVSIKSALKKLIAYHPTDTKTLRKKYFDFGGAIFNKTLLKSYIK
- a CDS encoding GNAT family N-acetyltransferase; this translates as MDKIFELIKEHNSTLLNINEGTFEAYIEKLRKNATFVTHIEEGEIVAFLAFYTNNENINFSYATMLIVEPRYRRYGLATQLMKYWLCYAKNKNYESARVEVNMKNSNTLKMCEKIGFKITEVKEKTYILEQSL
- a CDS encoding WbqC family protein — encoded protein: MTIAIMQPYFLPYIGYFQLIKASHIFVFYDDVNFIKGGWINRNYFNISGQKNYITIPCKEISSFKKINEVELILNEINRTKILKSINQSYKGAPNFEPVFELFKRIMAFQSDSISRFSANSIKEVSNYLDLDTVFYFSSELPNIDTSLDRADRLIKMVKQLKGDTYVNVIGGQSLYFKEGFEINGVKLDFIETNTEKFLTEGSKSILDYSILDLLMNENIDTVKSYLDDFIIH